In Aquimarina sp. TRL1, a single window of DNA contains:
- a CDS encoding tyrosine-protein phosphatase, with translation MLFLPKKEIPLRDFIPHNYIDIHSHILPGIDDGVKTIYEAAFLIEKFASLGIKKIITTPHIMQQVWPNTSEIITQKLSEIQALVNTLDIPSIEILAGAEYMLDDLFQQRLKNKDILPIANTYVLIEMSTFSAPLNLNELLFEIKLAGYTPLLAHPERYTFYNSIKEFEALKRQGVLFQMNLLSLSGYYGAKVKETAIKLMNAGFMDFTGSDIHNNHQFETLEKGFPSKLIKKLLPIMQRNRFFNR, from the coding sequence GTGTTATTTTTACCTAAAAAAGAAATACCATTGAGGGATTTTATTCCTCATAATTATATCGACATACATTCGCATATTCTACCTGGAATAGACGATGGTGTCAAAACAATTTATGAAGCTGCTTTCTTAATTGAAAAATTCGCAAGTTTAGGAATCAAAAAAATAATCACTACTCCACATATCATGCAGCAGGTATGGCCAAATACCAGTGAAATTATAACTCAAAAATTATCAGAGATTCAGGCTCTGGTCAATACACTCGACATCCCATCAATAGAAATACTCGCAGGAGCTGAATATATGCTGGATGATTTATTTCAACAACGGTTAAAAAACAAAGATATTCTCCCCATAGCAAATACCTACGTTCTTATAGAGATGTCTACATTTAGTGCTCCTCTAAACCTTAATGAGTTATTGTTCGAAATTAAACTTGCTGGTTACACCCCTTTATTGGCACACCCAGAACGTTATACTTTTTATAACTCTATAAAAGAATTCGAAGCATTAAAAAGACAAGGGGTATTATTCCAAATGAACTTACTTTCATTATCCGGGTATTACGGGGCAAAAGTAAAGGAAACAGCTATCAAATTGATGAATGCCGGATTTATGGATTTTACCGGATCCGATATTCATAACAATCATCAGTTCGAGACATTAGAAAAAGGGTTTCCATCCAAGTTAATCAAGAAATTGCTTCCTATTATGCAACGAAATCGATTCTTTAATCGATAA
- a CDS encoding MBOAT family protein, which yields MYWFLRRSYTKQNIFLLAASYFFYGLWDWRFLFLILASTAVDYVVGIKIATATHPHFRKYWLLTSVFFNMSLLGFFKYYNFFIESWSDLTSLLGFSTQSSWTLQVILPVGISFYTFQTMSYSLDIYYKRLRPTRDFISFATFVGFFPQLVAGPIERASNLLHQITDKRSFNYTQCTDGLKLILWGLFKKIVIADGVAPIVDDIFAHYSTHSASTLLLGVCLFSFQVYGDFSGYSDIAIGTSKLFGIELRSNFKFPNFSRNVAEYWQRWHVSLSTWFRHYVYIPLGGSRVTKSKSVRNIIIIFLVSGFWHGANWTFIVWGAIHAILYIPVFLMGRNRIYMNTVIAENKVFPSFIEVLQLLLTFSLVTFSRIFFRSASVTDAFAFIKQFCTHFYYEHYQHPLGYRMIDYFIVLLLFICYEYIIRRNERSPIPFNSKTLRFITYLLLIFFILLFYDDHVDRSFIYFQF from the coding sequence GTGTATTGGTTTCTTAGGAGAAGTTATACAAAACAAAACATTTTCTTATTAGCTGCCAGTTACTTCTTTTACGGATTGTGGGATTGGCGCTTTTTATTTTTAATCCTTGCCAGTACTGCTGTAGATTACGTAGTGGGTATTAAGATTGCTACTGCTACACATCCTCATTTTAGAAAGTACTGGTTACTAACCAGTGTATTTTTTAATATGAGTTTATTGGGATTCTTCAAGTATTACAATTTTTTTATTGAATCGTGGAGTGATCTCACCTCTTTATTGGGATTTAGTACTCAAAGTTCCTGGACCTTGCAAGTCATTCTTCCGGTCGGTATTTCCTTTTACACTTTCCAGACAATGTCCTATTCTCTGGATATTTATTACAAAAGGCTACGCCCTACCCGGGATTTTATTTCATTTGCAACCTTCGTCGGTTTTTTTCCTCAGCTAGTTGCTGGTCCTATAGAACGAGCTTCCAACCTGCTTCACCAAATAACTGATAAAAGAAGTTTTAATTACACTCAATGTACTGATGGGCTAAAACTAATTCTATGGGGATTGTTCAAAAAAATAGTCATTGCCGATGGGGTTGCACCTATTGTTGACGACATATTTGCTCATTACAGTACACATAGTGCTTCTACATTGCTACTAGGTGTTTGTCTATTCAGTTTTCAGGTTTATGGTGATTTTAGCGGCTACTCTGATATCGCTATTGGAACCTCCAAATTATTTGGAATCGAACTAAGGTCTAATTTTAAATTCCCTAATTTTTCACGAAATGTAGCAGAATACTGGCAGCGATGGCATGTTTCTCTATCGACATGGTTTAGACATTATGTTTATATACCCTTAGGAGGCAGCCGTGTAACCAAATCAAAATCGGTCCGAAATATCATCATTATTTTTCTGGTTAGCGGATTCTGGCATGGCGCTAATTGGACTTTTATAGTATGGGGAGCCATTCATGCAATCTTATACATTCCTGTATTCTTAATGGGAAGAAACCGGATTTATATGAATACTGTTATTGCCGAAAACAAAGTATTCCCTTCGTTTATAGAGGTTTTACAGCTTTTGCTTACCTTTTCTCTCGTCACTTTTTCCCGTATATTTTTCAGGTCTGCTTCTGTGACAGATGCTTTTGCTTTTATAAAACAATTTTGTACTCACTTTTATTATGAACACTATCAACATCCACTGGGGTACAGGATGATTGACTACTTCATCGTATTATTACTCTTCATCTGCTATGAGTACATCATTCGCAGAAATGAAAGATCTCCAATCCCTTTTAATTCCAAAACCCTCCGTTTTATCACCTATCTGTTACTGATATTTTTCATACTGTTATTCTATGATGATCACGTAGATCGATCTTTTATTTACTTTCAATTCTAA
- a CDS encoding NeuD/PglB/VioB family sugar acetyltransferase, with product MEKVLIIGASGHGKVIAEAIELEDKYEIYGFIDSYKPKGQKIMGYDILGSENIIPALMKKGITKGIISIGDNWIRYKLYKKVLEVAPDFEFITVIHPSAIVSEKTNIGRGTVILASGTVNADAVVGEFCIINTNANFGHDGIMEDFSSLAPGVTTGGTVIIGEFTAISIAVTILQNTTIGAHTVIGAGAVVTKDIRRNVVAYGIPAKKVRERENGDGYLGKSTQKLTFSCYTIDSEKALKKYKKILNSVGNENPFYTLEYIGITGMREHRLSYFVLERNSRPIVVMPFYLRDIKETDGKYKDVVSPYGYGGPLLDIEHVECKDLEYFWREVDAWYKKENIVSEFIRFSLNNNHCRYNGELIPTLTNVKGEIVDEETQWSQFKAKVRNNYRKATQQSLTLKVYSNPISPAIIKDFYDIYISTMQRNNADSLYYHKIDYFIDFIKNNPKNAIIGMVYKDDKPISTELILVNDNTLYSYLGGTLSDYFYTRPNDFLKIEVMNWARKHHYKYYILGGGRSDGDSLYKYKKSFFPNDQDVTYYTGRKIINPEQYMKLVLQKCNMTENMTCETDIKKGFFPLYRLES from the coding sequence ATGGAAAAAGTTTTAATTATTGGAGCCTCCGGACATGGTAAAGTGATAGCAGAAGCTATAGAACTGGAAGATAAGTATGAAATATACGGGTTTATAGATTCATATAAACCAAAGGGACAGAAGATTATGGGATATGATATTCTTGGTTCGGAGAATATCATACCAGCTCTAATGAAAAAAGGAATTACCAAGGGAATTATTTCTATTGGCGATAACTGGATTCGGTATAAGTTGTATAAAAAAGTCTTGGAAGTCGCTCCAGATTTTGAATTTATAACAGTGATTCATCCATCGGCAATTGTAAGCGAAAAAACCAATATTGGTAGAGGAACCGTAATTCTGGCTTCAGGTACAGTCAATGCCGATGCCGTAGTCGGAGAGTTTTGTATCATTAATACGAATGCCAATTTCGGTCATGATGGGATTATGGAAGATTTCTCGAGCCTGGCTCCTGGGGTAACCACGGGAGGAACTGTTATTATAGGTGAGTTTACAGCAATTTCTATTGCAGTGACGATTCTACAGAACACAACTATAGGGGCTCATACTGTAATAGGAGCAGGAGCTGTTGTAACAAAAGATATACGAAGAAACGTGGTAGCATATGGAATTCCTGCAAAAAAAGTTAGAGAAAGAGAAAACGGAGATGGATATCTCGGAAAATCTACTCAAAAGTTAACCTTCAGTTGTTATACAATTGATTCAGAAAAAGCATTAAAAAAGTATAAAAAGATATTAAATTCAGTAGGAAACGAAAACCCCTTTTATACCTTAGAATATATAGGGATTACCGGGATGCGGGAGCATCGCCTGAGTTATTTTGTACTGGAGCGAAATTCGAGACCTATTGTCGTTATGCCATTTTACCTGAGAGATATAAAAGAAACAGACGGGAAATATAAAGATGTTGTTTCTCCTTATGGTTATGGAGGTCCTTTGCTGGATATTGAACATGTAGAATGTAAAGATCTGGAATATTTCTGGAGAGAGGTAGATGCATGGTATAAAAAAGAAAATATTGTAAGTGAGTTTATTCGGTTTAGTCTCAATAATAACCACTGTCGTTATAATGGCGAATTAATCCCTACATTAACCAATGTAAAAGGAGAAATCGTAGATGAAGAAACTCAATGGAGCCAGTTCAAAGCCAAAGTCAGAAACAATTATAGAAAAGCAACTCAGCAATCCCTGACATTAAAAGTATATAGCAACCCGATCTCACCAGCTATAATCAAAGACTTTTATGATATCTATATCAGTACAATGCAGCGAAATAATGCCGACTCATTGTATTATCACAAAATAGATTACTTTATCGATTTCATAAAAAACAATCCTAAGAATGCTATTATAGGAATGGTATATAAAGATGATAAACCAATTTCTACAGAATTGATTTTGGTGAATGATAATACATTGTACTCATACCTGGGAGGAACTTTATCAGATTACTTTTATACACGCCCTAATGATTTTCTAAAAATAGAGGTTATGAACTGGGCGAGAAAACACCATTATAAATATTATATTCTGGGAGGAGGAAGGTCTGATGGGGATAGTTTGTATAAGTATAAAAAATCATTCTTTCCTAATGATCAGGACGTTACTTACTATACAGGAAGAAAGATTATTAATCCGGAGCAGTATATGAAACTTGTGTTACAGAAGTGTAATATGACAGAGAATATGACCTGTGAGACAGATATTAAGAAAGGTTTTTTTCCATTGTATAGATTAGAGAGTTAA
- a CDS encoding head GIN domain-containing protein — protein sequence MRTVTTIITLTLLTVFTSANAQFFGNKKVKGNRDITTTHRTTGSYDKISARGNIDVLLIEGKEGDITIKAESNFMEYIVTETRENTLVIKVKNGVSLRPSRNKNIEVTVPYRDITAVSVSGSGKVEGESAIKSDTFKTKVSGSGDVILSINANVVEAAVSGSGDISLTGTTTIFKAKVSGSGDVEADSLKAKEVYAAVSGSGDISVNATNLINGKVMGSGDITYSGSPQKRDTKVSGSGSIRSK from the coding sequence ATGCGAACAGTAACAACCATAATCACATTAACACTGTTAACAGTGTTTACATCTGCCAATGCTCAGTTTTTTGGGAATAAAAAAGTAAAAGGAAACAGAGATATTACCACTACTCACCGAACAACGGGTTCCTACGATAAAATCAGCGCAAGAGGAAATATTGATGTATTACTCATTGAAGGGAAAGAAGGTGATATCACGATCAAAGCCGAAAGTAATTTTATGGAATATATCGTTACCGAAACTCGTGAAAACACATTGGTTATAAAGGTAAAGAATGGGGTTTCTTTAAGACCTTCCAGAAACAAGAACATTGAAGTTACTGTTCCATACAGGGACATTACAGCAGTATCAGTATCTGGTTCCGGAAAAGTTGAAGGAGAAAGTGCTATCAAAAGTGATACTTTTAAAACTAAAGTTTCTGGATCTGGAGATGTCATCCTATCGATAAATGCCAATGTAGTAGAAGCAGCTGTATCAGGATCAGGAGATATTTCACTGACAGGAACGACTACTATCTTCAAAGCCAAAGTATCTGGATCTGGAGATGTAGAAGCGGATAGTCTAAAAGCAAAAGAAGTGTATGCTGCTGTATCCGGATCAGGAGACATCAGTGTGAATGCCACGAATCTGATTAATGGCAAAGTAATGGGATCTGGAGATATAACTTATTCAGGTTCACCACAGAAGAGAGACACTAAAGTATCCGGATCTGGAAGCATCAGGTCGAAATAA
- a CDS encoding DegT/DnrJ/EryC1/StrS aminotransferase family protein produces MKAIDSKKIWLSSPHMGGNEQTYVKQAFDSNWVAPLGPNVNGFEEDIATYLENESYVAALSSGTAALHLGLQLLGVTHGDEVLCQSFTFAASANPITYLGAKPVFIDSEESTWNICPEQLEVAIKDRLKNGVKPKAIIAVHLYGMPYKVQEIHDIAAAYEIPVLEDSAEALGSSFFDVKCGTFGDLAILSFNGNKIITTSGGGALVAKKQEIKDKAIFLSTQARDNAPHYQHSEIGYNYRMSNIVAGIGRGQMEVLDKHIGLRRRNYEFYYTHLNQLAGISFVEEPNGYYSNRWLTTIKTSSYEVREEIRLALAAQNIESRPLWKPMHKQPVFSDCKSYVNGVSESLFEKGLCLPSGSNLEEEDLQKIVFVIKNIVQ; encoded by the coding sequence ATGAAAGCAATTGATTCTAAGAAAATATGGTTATCGTCTCCACACATGGGAGGAAACGAACAAACGTACGTTAAACAAGCATTTGATTCTAACTGGGTTGCCCCCTTAGGACCTAATGTAAATGGGTTTGAAGAAGATATCGCTACCTATTTAGAAAATGAATCGTATGTCGCTGCACTTAGTTCAGGAACAGCGGCCTTGCATTTGGGATTACAGCTTTTGGGAGTAACCCATGGAGATGAAGTACTCTGTCAGAGTTTTACATTTGCAGCTTCTGCGAATCCAATTACTTACTTAGGAGCGAAACCTGTTTTTATAGATAGTGAAGAATCAACGTGGAATATATGTCCTGAACAATTGGAAGTTGCTATTAAAGACCGATTGAAAAATGGTGTAAAACCTAAGGCGATTATAGCAGTACACCTATATGGAATGCCATATAAGGTTCAGGAAATTCACGATATAGCCGCAGCTTATGAAATTCCGGTATTAGAAGATAGTGCAGAAGCATTAGGAAGTAGTTTCTTTGATGTGAAATGTGGTACGTTTGGGGATTTAGCAATCCTCTCTTTTAACGGAAACAAAATTATTACCACTTCGGGAGGAGGCGCCTTAGTAGCTAAAAAACAAGAAATAAAAGACAAAGCAATATTTCTTTCTACACAAGCCAGAGATAATGCTCCGCATTATCAGCATTCTGAGATCGGTTATAATTACCGTATGAGTAATATCGTAGCGGGAATAGGAAGAGGACAGATGGAGGTATTGGACAAGCATATAGGTTTGAGAAGAAGAAATTACGAATTTTATTATACACATTTAAATCAGTTAGCAGGAATATCTTTTGTCGAAGAGCCTAACGGATATTATTCAAACAGATGGTTAACTACGATTAAGACCTCGTCTTATGAAGTAAGAGAAGAAATCAGACTTGCGCTGGCAGCGCAAAATATCGAATCAAGACCCCTTTGGAAACCAATGCATAAACAGCCTGTTTTTTCGGATTGTAAGTCATATGTAAATGGCGTATCAGAATCTCTTTTTGAGAAAGGACTTTGCTTACCAAGTGGATCGAATTTAGAAGAAGAAGATTTACAAAAAATTGTTTTTGTAATAAAAAATATAGTACAATGA
- a CDS encoding nucleoside-diphosphate sugar epimerase/dehydratase, translated as MKLKELILNYSNRHASKWLVLGIDLFIIVVNFFLAYIVRFGIVLNFDIAELGYRLPIIVLMAAISFLLVGSYKGVVRHTGMKDAYNLFLAVTILFTMSGILMVFSRLGVIPELLNIPISILCVFYLLNIITLTLSRLVFKYGYQSIKSRLGQASRILIYGAGDSGLITQAAVTNDSKKSITVVGFIDDNPQKIGKTINGITVFNPDVITEKFIAKNNIKEVIVSMPQISKKRLSKISDRFLKLRVKLRIVPAVEDWIDGRLEASQIKQIQIEDLLERNPISLENQNIKRELEGKVILITGAAGSIGSEIVRQASYYNYKHLVLVDQAESPLYDLQQELLRKGTTNFTPIVADIRDYHRTEAIFEKYKPNMVFHAAAYKHVPLMEANPCEALKINVLGTRSVANLASKYNVGKFVFVSTDKAVNPTNVMGATKRVAEMYIKCLQKTSKTKFITTRFGNVLGSNGSVIPLFKKQIERGGPLTVTHKDVTRFFMTIPEASQLVIEAGTMGNGGEIFIFDMGESVKIFDLAKKMIRLSGLQYPDDIDIEITGLRPGEKLYEELLADTENTLPTYHKKIMISRLADHNSENLKEKIDDLSILNLINQDHLIVSKIKEIVPEYISNNSTFESIDKENEKSKPLVQVN; from the coding sequence ATGAAACTCAAAGAACTTATCCTGAATTATTCAAATAGACATGCCTCCAAGTGGCTTGTTTTGGGAATTGATCTTTTTATCATAGTAGTGAATTTCTTTTTGGCGTACATCGTGCGTTTTGGAATTGTATTAAACTTTGATATTGCTGAACTTGGCTATCGATTACCGATCATCGTATTAATGGCTGCTATAAGTTTTTTATTAGTAGGTTCTTATAAAGGGGTGGTCAGACATACCGGGATGAAAGATGCCTATAATTTGTTTTTGGCTGTAACAATTTTATTTACCATGAGTGGAATACTGATGGTTTTTAGTCGCCTGGGGGTAATTCCTGAATTACTTAATATACCGATTTCTATTCTATGTGTATTTTATTTACTTAATATTATTACATTGACATTAAGTAGATTAGTTTTTAAATACGGGTACCAAAGTATTAAATCCAGGTTGGGGCAAGCTTCCCGTATACTTATTTACGGAGCAGGAGATTCAGGATTAATTACACAAGCAGCAGTAACAAATGATTCTAAAAAATCTATTACTGTAGTTGGGTTTATTGATGATAATCCTCAGAAAATAGGAAAAACAATTAATGGAATTACTGTTTTCAATCCAGATGTAATTACAGAAAAGTTTATAGCAAAAAATAATATTAAAGAGGTAATCGTTTCGATGCCACAAATAAGTAAGAAACGTTTGTCTAAAATTTCAGATCGATTTTTAAAATTGAGAGTAAAATTGAGAATCGTTCCAGCTGTAGAGGATTGGATTGATGGAAGATTAGAAGCTTCTCAGATTAAACAAATTCAAATTGAAGATTTATTGGAGAGAAATCCAATTTCTTTAGAAAATCAAAATATCAAGAGAGAATTAGAAGGAAAAGTTATTTTGATTACCGGAGCTGCAGGTTCTATAGGAAGTGAAATTGTACGTCAGGCATCTTATTATAACTATAAGCATTTGGTTTTGGTAGATCAGGCAGAATCTCCTTTATATGATTTACAGCAAGAACTCTTAAGAAAAGGAACGACTAATTTTACACCAATAGTAGCCGATATCAGAGATTATCATCGTACAGAAGCTATTTTTGAAAAATACAAACCTAATATGGTATTTCATGCAGCAGCATATAAGCATGTGCCATTAATGGAAGCAAATCCATGCGAGGCGTTGAAAATAAATGTATTGGGAACAAGAAGTGTTGCCAATCTGGCATCTAAGTATAATGTAGGTAAATTTGTTTTTGTTTCGACAGACAAGGCAGTTAATCCTACCAATGTAATGGGAGCTACTAAAAGAGTAGCTGAGATGTATATTAAGTGCTTACAAAAAACGAGTAAAACTAAGTTTATAACCACGCGTTTTGGAAATGTCCTTGGATCTAATGGATCTGTAATTCCTTTATTCAAAAAACAAATAGAAAGAGGAGGACCGTTAACTGTAACACATAAAGATGTTACGCGATTCTTTATGACGATCCCTGAAGCTTCTCAATTAGTGATTGAAGCAGGAACGATGGGGAATGGAGGAGAGATCTTTATTTTTGATATGGGAGAGTCTGTAAAAATATTTGATCTTGCTAAGAAAATGATTCGATTATCAGGACTGCAATATCCGGATGATATCGATATAGAGATCACTGGATTACGACCAGGAGAAAAACTATATGAAGAGTTATTGGCGGATACTGAGAATACATTGCCTACCTATCATAAGAAAATAATGATTAGCAGATTAGCGGATCACAATAGTGAGAACCTAAAGGAAAAAATAGATGATTTAAGTATTTTGAATTTAATTAATCAAGATCATTTGATTGTGAGTAAGATTAAAGAGATTGTTCCTGAATATATCTCTAATAATTCTACTTTTGAAAGTATCGATAAAGAAAACGAAAAAAGTAAACCATTAGTACAGGTTAACTAA
- a CDS encoding polysaccharide biosynthesis tyrosine autokinase, which produces MFSNIEKTEDNDALKNAFNTNGKSTTSITGYYIREQIIRYLKKWYWFLLGAVICVSIAFLKIRYTIPQYSVSSTVLISQDDNIGQSELSAFKDLGILDDTRNAIENELQIIKSRRIISNVVDNLKLNVQYFTDGRILEVESYPKAAVEINFLSEDSIVKNRFKHFNVLVNSETSFSLVDKDGNVINEHSFGKTINTSIGDVVITPNVDVIKANIGKIIKIKISPVANTVERYREKISVGIARRGSSIVRISLSDGVKQKATDILNNLVEEYNKFTIGNKKTVSARTADFINNRLDLISGDLSEVDDEAAGYKSKFGLTNNIETQTERVADIDSRNVQEISRLNTKLSLIESMRRFILSQEGRYDLIPSNLGFDDITITNNVGKYNALTLQRKRLLKTSSVQNPVVVNIDEQIDGLRQVLIGSLNSLKSTIKIQLGSLQTQDRYFSGKLYNAPKRQKDLRVIEREQTIKEQLYLYLLQKREEAEITSHITLSNTKVIDKASVLSARLVSPNKKMTYLVALLAGLLIPFVIIYLSDLLNIRVSSKEELEKNTSMPMLGTIPIIKNKAKIVISRTSRSGISEAFRILRTNLDFLMAGNAKKTGKVVFVTSTISGEGKTLISCNLAKTLAISGKKVIFVGTDFRDPKFHEFVKLPNGKETVGFTNYIMTPDLSPEDVILHQETEDPFDILCSGVIPPNPAELLMQDKVKVMFEYLEKNYDYVVVDTAPVSLVTDTLLISALADICIYVVRENYSDKRILEIPENLYQNKRLPNMAVLLNASRNKLGYSYGYGYGK; this is translated from the coding sequence ATGTTTTCTAATATAGAAAAAACAGAGGATAATGATGCATTGAAGAATGCGTTCAATACTAATGGGAAAAGTACTACTTCTATAACAGGGTATTACATACGAGAGCAAATCATTAGGTATTTAAAAAAATGGTATTGGTTCTTATTAGGAGCAGTAATTTGTGTATCTATTGCTTTTTTGAAAATACGTTATACAATTCCTCAGTATAGTGTGTCTTCTACAGTATTGATCTCCCAGGATGATAATATTGGACAATCAGAATTATCAGCGTTCAAAGACTTAGGGATTCTTGATGACACTAGAAATGCTATTGAAAACGAACTGCAAATTATAAAATCCCGAAGAATTATTTCCAACGTTGTAGATAATCTGAAATTAAATGTTCAGTATTTTACAGATGGGAGAATTCTGGAAGTTGAAAGCTATCCCAAAGCTGCAGTAGAGATTAATTTTTTATCGGAGGATTCGATTGTTAAAAACAGGTTTAAACATTTTAATGTACTCGTTAATTCAGAGACTTCTTTTTCATTAGTTGATAAGGATGGTAATGTTATCAACGAACATTCCTTTGGAAAGACAATTAATACATCAATAGGGGATGTGGTAATTACTCCTAATGTGGATGTAATCAAAGCCAATATTGGTAAAATTATTAAAATTAAAATCTCTCCCGTAGCGAATACGGTAGAACGATATAGAGAAAAAATATCTGTAGGGATTGCCAGAAGAGGATCTTCTATCGTCAGAATATCACTAAGTGATGGTGTAAAGCAAAAAGCAACTGATATTCTGAATAATTTAGTAGAAGAATACAATAAATTTACTATTGGTAATAAAAAAACAGTTTCTGCAAGAACAGCTGATTTCATCAATAATCGATTGGATCTAATCTCAGGAGACTTATCAGAAGTAGATGACGAAGCTGCAGGGTATAAGTCAAAATTTGGGTTAACTAATAATATTGAAACTCAGACTGAGCGTGTTGCAGACATTGATTCTAGAAACGTACAGGAAATTTCGCGTTTGAATACCAAATTAAGTTTGATAGAATCCATGAGACGATTCATATTAAGTCAGGAAGGAAGATATGATTTAATTCCATCTAATCTAGGGTTTGATGATATAACAATTACCAATAATGTAGGAAAGTATAATGCATTGACATTACAGAGGAAACGATTGTTAAAAACATCCAGTGTTCAGAACCCTGTAGTTGTTAATATTGATGAGCAGATTGATGGACTACGGCAAGTACTTATTGGTAGTTTGAACAGTCTTAAAAGCACCATTAAAATTCAATTAGGAAGTCTTCAGACGCAAGATCGATATTTTAGTGGGAAACTATACAATGCGCCAAAAAGGCAAAAGGATCTTAGAGTCATAGAAAGAGAGCAAACCATAAAAGAACAATTGTATCTCTATTTATTGCAAAAGAGAGAAGAAGCAGAAATAACCAGTCATATTACTTTATCAAATACCAAGGTAATTGACAAGGCTTCTGTATTGAGTGCCAGATTAGTATCCCCTAATAAAAAGATGACATATCTCGTTGCATTATTAGCAGGGTTATTAATTCCGTTTGTGATTATTTATTTATCCGATTTACTAAACATTAGAGTAAGTTCTAAAGAAGAGCTGGAGAAGAATACTTCTATGCCGATGTTAGGAACGATACCCATTATAAAAAATAAAGCAAAGATTGTTATCTCCAGAACAAGTAGATCCGGTATTTCTGAGGCATTCAGAATATTGAGAACCAATCTGGATTTCCTGATGGCTGGAAATGCAAAGAAAACAGGAAAAGTTGTTTTTGTAACGTCTACAATTTCTGGAGAAGGAAAGACATTGATTTCTTGTAACCTGGCTAAAACATTAGCGATTTCCGGAAAGAAAGTAATCTTTGTAGGAACTGACTTTAGAGATCCTAAGTTTCATGAATTTGTAAAGCTTCCCAATGGAAAAGAAACGGTAGGATTTACGAATTATATAATGACACCTGACCTGAGTCCTGAGGATGTTATTCTACATCAGGAAACTGAAGATCCATTTGATATTTTATGCTCAGGAGTGATCCCTCCAAACCCTGCAGAATTACTTATGCAAGACAAAGTAAAAGTAATGTTTGAGTATTTGGAGAAAAACTATGATTATGTGGTAGTAGATACTGCACCAGTGAGTTTAGTTACAGATACCTTACTCATCAGTGCGCTTGCAGATATATGTATCTATGTTGTAAGAGAAAATTACTCAGACAAACGTATTTTAGAAATTCCAGAAAATCTGTACCAGAATAAAAGGTTGCCTAATATGGCTGTATTATTGAATGCTTCCAGAAATAAACTGGGCTATAGTTATGGATATGGATATGGAAAGTAA
- a CDS encoding polysaccharide biosynthesis/export family protein — protein sequence MPHLRLFALISIVVSVFSCKTPTDVVYFQNSDNLEEIVSKNSFTPVFKVDDIISVLVSATDMEAARPFNMTQGTSTGASGQPPAGGGQAANPTYLIDENGLIDFPVLGELKVAGLTRIQVKELIKEKLRIYIKEPIVNVRLMNFKITVIGEVNRPGSYTIPNERITIIEALGLAGDLTILGKRENISVIREKDGVNVYHKVNLTSKELFNSPVYYLAQNDVLYVEPNKARVRSSKANRDTNTFGIIMSIVGVALSGLAILLR from the coding sequence ATGCCACATTTAAGGTTATTTGCCCTCATATCTATTGTAGTATCAGTTTTTTCTTGTAAAACACCTACAGATGTAGTCTATTTCCAAAATTCTGATAATCTCGAAGAAATTGTTTCTAAAAATTCATTCACTCCAGTTTTTAAGGTAGATGATATTATCAGTGTATTGGTTTCGGCTACGGATATGGAAGCAGCAAGACCTTTTAATATGACACAGGGGACTTCCACTGGTGCTTCGGGACAGCCACCTGCTGGAGGAGGACAAGCAGCGAATCCTACCTATCTTATTGACGAGAATGGTTTAATTGATTTCCCGGTACTGGGAGAATTAAAAGTAGCAGGACTAACCAGAATCCAGGTAAAAGAATTAATAAAAGAAAAACTTCGTATCTATATAAAAGAACCGATTGTTAATGTTCGTTTAATGAATTTTAAAATTACGGTTATAGGAGAAGTAAACAGACCAGGATCGTATACGATACCAAATGAGCGAATTACAATAATAGAAGCATTAGGACTCGCAGGTGATTTGACTATCTTAGGAAAAAGAGAAAATATTAGTGTGATAAGAGAAAAAGATGGTGTAAATGTGTATCACAAAGTGAATTTAACTTCCAAAGAGCTCTTTAATTCACCAGTTTATTATTTGGCACAAAATGATGTGCTGTATGTAGAACCTAATAAGGCCAGAGTAAGAAGTTCAAAAGCAAACAGAGATACAAATACATTTGGAATTATTATGAGTATTGTCGGGGTAGCACTATCCGGTTTGGCGATACTTTTAAGATAG